A region of Maridesulfovibrio sp. DNA encodes the following proteins:
- a CDS encoding response regulator transcription factor, translating to MNKILLIDDDPEMGELLSTYLDGEGYSLHHKCTAKEGLKAFSNEEYDLVLLDIVLPDISGLNVLEKIRLDSTVPVIMLTGKGDEVDRIVGLEMGADDYICKPFPLRELLARMRASLRRCSMAPQPPSMTPASKGNIKVGGLDINLDSHSIQVKGIDTHFTAAEFSIIEHLAASCGKLIERDELMEIALGRTADFDDYVLNVHMSNLRRKIGDSVSIKTIRGRGYMMTARNQAEA from the coding sequence ATGAACAAGATACTTCTAATCGATGACGACCCCGAAATGGGGGAACTTTTATCCACCTATCTAGACGGCGAAGGCTACAGCCTGCATCACAAATGCACTGCAAAGGAGGGGCTCAAGGCATTCAGCAATGAAGAGTATGACCTCGTTCTGCTGGACATTGTCCTGCCTGACATCAGCGGGCTGAATGTGCTGGAAAAAATCCGGCTGGACTCAACTGTTCCGGTAATCATGCTCACCGGTAAAGGAGATGAGGTAGACAGGATCGTGGGCCTTGAAATGGGTGCCGACGACTACATCTGTAAACCATTCCCCTTGAGGGAACTGCTTGCCAGAATGCGCGCCTCCCTGCGCCGCTGTTCCATGGCACCGCAGCCTCCGAGCATGACTCCGGCTTCAAAAGGAAACATCAAAGTCGGAGGACTGGACATCAACCTTGATTCCCATTCCATTCAGGTTAAGGGAATCGACACTCACTTTACCGCTGCTGAATTCAGCATCATTGAACATCTGGCCGCCAGTTGCGGAAAACTCATTGAACGAGACGAACTCATGGAAATCGCCCTCGGCAGGACAGCCGACTTTGACGACTATGTGCTCAACGTCCACATGAGCAACCTACGCCGCAAAATCGGCGACTCAGTTTCAATCAAAACCATCCGCGGCCGCGGATATATGATGACCGCGAGAAATCAGGCCGAAGCATGA
- a CDS encoding sigma-70 family RNA polymerase sigma factor — MNTYIDKRYEYISEKEMGCFFYENISFIKNVVNKFIFSKYVGADKSDVDEVCQEVALKILKNDYISKYSSEKSSIKTWLYIISRSVAVDYMRKNNRIYINIDELEDFEECEKDKNDFNLPEDILSKRQNEVVRMIFWGDLKAVEVAEQLGITSRTVRCIKHQAIQKLRRHFSAADKRRVVS; from the coding sequence ATGAATACTTACATTGATAAAAGATATGAATATATTTCTGAAAAAGAAATGGGTTGTTTTTTTTATGAGAATATTAGTTTTATTAAAAATGTAGTTAATAAGTTTATTTTTTCTAAATACGTTGGAGCTGACAAAAGTGATGTTGATGAAGTTTGTCAGGAAGTAGCATTGAAGATATTAAAAAACGATTATATTTCTAAGTATTCTTCTGAAAAAAGTTCCATCAAAACATGGCTATATATCATAAGTCGCTCTGTTGCTGTTGACTATATGAGAAAAAATAATCGCATATATATTAATATAGATGAGCTGGAAGACTTTGAAGAATGCGAAAAAGATAAAAATGATTTCAATCTCCCTGAAGATATTTTGTCTAAAAGGCAGAATGAAGTGGTCAGGATGATTTTCTGGGGTGATTTAAAGGCTGTTGAAGTAGCGGAGCAGTTGGGAATTACCTCCCGTACAGTGCGCTGCATTAAGCATCAGGCAATTCAAAAACTTCGCCGCCACTTTTCAGCGGCTGACAAGAGGAGGGTCGTATCATGA
- a CDS encoding flagellar hook capping FlgD N-terminal domain-containing protein, which produces MTTAISSYTSSDTTTITTTTTSSDNTSLDQVDFLTLLTTQLEYQDPTNPVDNSEMINQMTNYSMLDEDVEQNENLETIINQLDSLAALSTSSYVGKEVMAEGGIITVEDGDVSDITVKVEEDASVVGLNIYDSDGNIVNTVYTTNLDAGETVISGSALSAQADLGTDGTYSVKAFAYDEDESALSVTLLSAGTVTSVEQDSGDTVLTLDDGREVSITDVSLIS; this is translated from the coding sequence ATGACCACTGCAATCAGCAGCTACACCAGCAGCGATACCACAACGATCACAACCACAACGACTTCCAGCGACAACACCTCGCTGGATCAGGTGGACTTCCTGACCCTGCTGACCACCCAGCTGGAATATCAGGACCCCACAAACCCGGTTGATAACTCGGAAATGATCAACCAGATGACCAACTATTCCATGCTCGATGAAGACGTAGAGCAGAATGAAAATCTGGAAACCATCATCAATCAGCTGGATTCACTCGCTGCTCTTTCAACCTCCAGCTACGTGGGCAAGGAGGTCATGGCTGAAGGCGGAATCATAACAGTGGAGGACGGGGATGTTTCCGACATCACCGTTAAAGTTGAAGAGGATGCTTCTGTGGTTGGTCTTAATATTTACGATTCCGACGGAAACATCGTTAACACGGTCTACACCACCAACCTCGATGCGGGCGAAACAGTAATTTCCGGTTCTGCACTCAGTGCGCAGGCAGATCTGGGTACTGACGGAACCTACTCCGTGAAGGCCTTTGCTTATGACGAGGATGAGTCGGCACTAAGTGTGACTCTTCTGTCAGCAGGCACAGTTACCTCGGTGGAGCAGGATTCCGGCGACACAGTCCTGACTCTTGATGACGGGCGTGAAGTTTCAATCACTGATGTCAGCCTGATTTCTTAA
- a CDS encoding flagellar hook protein FlgE: MGITSSLYTGISGLNVNSQATSVVSNNLANSSTIGFKGSTTVFEDLFYSSITTGSGGDQVGNGAGVATVNTDYTQGSYEDSSISTNVALNGDGYFIVIDPDTNTTYYTRAGNFDFDKDGYLVDTYGNQVQGWEVENGTASGALTTIQLDQSQSPPKATSEVSVTLNLNSQSTDEAQTTNPYTSLFELYDGTENPPLDDSQYSYSTTLTIYDENGSAHDLTFYMDPVDVDADGNIVWEYVAATDASDDMRTGSGGNDLNTTSGAGLAMTGTLTFNSEGQMVSMTSFTLASNAAAADVKDTSSWELADFSDSGLPEVNLNFTGSAEGQDVAISFGMSSDNNTWDTSGGIDSLDDITSTISYSNLPKFSDYTLENSATTSYSDSSSATYTVSQDGYATGSLESVTVDENGIIIGNYSNSQSIELYQLALADFTNQGGLTAEGSNLFRATTDSGEAIIGTAGSAGFGSVVSNALEASNVDLASQMTELIIIQSSYQANSKVVTTTDELIQTAIGLKR, from the coding sequence ATGGGTATTACCAGTTCATTATACACCGGAATTTCAGGATTGAATGTTAACTCTCAGGCAACTTCAGTCGTTTCCAACAACCTTGCGAACTCGAGTACCATCGGTTTTAAAGGTTCCACAACCGTTTTTGAAGATCTGTTCTATTCTTCAATCACCACCGGAAGCGGCGGCGACCAGGTCGGTAACGGTGCCGGAGTTGCCACAGTCAACACCGACTATACTCAGGGTTCATATGAAGATTCCAGTATTTCCACCAACGTGGCCCTGAATGGTGACGGATATTTCATTGTTATCGATCCCGATACCAACACCACTTACTACACCCGTGCCGGTAACTTTGATTTCGATAAAGACGGTTACCTTGTAGATACCTACGGCAATCAGGTGCAGGGTTGGGAAGTCGAGAACGGCACCGCTTCCGGTGCTTTGACCACCATCCAGCTGGACCAGTCCCAGTCTCCGCCGAAAGCTACTTCCGAGGTCAGCGTTACCCTGAACCTGAACTCCCAGAGCACTGATGAGGCGCAGACAACAAATCCGTACACTTCTTTGTTTGAGCTTTATGACGGTACCGAGAATCCGCCTCTTGATGATTCCCAGTACAGTTATTCCACCACCCTGACAATTTACGACGAGAACGGTTCCGCCCATGATCTTACTTTTTACATGGACCCGGTTGATGTGGATGCTGATGGTAATATTGTTTGGGAATATGTTGCCGCAACTGATGCTTCCGACGACATGCGCACCGGTTCCGGCGGAAATGATTTGAACACAACCAGCGGTGCAGGTCTGGCCATGACCGGTACTTTGACCTTCAACTCCGAGGGGCAGATGGTTTCCATGACTTCTTTCACCCTCGCCAGCAACGCTGCTGCAGCAGACGTCAAGGATACCTCAAGTTGGGAACTGGCCGACTTCAGTGATTCCGGTCTTCCGGAAGTCAATCTTAACTTTACCGGCAGTGCCGAAGGGCAAGATGTGGCCATCAGCTTCGGTATGAGCAGTGATAACAACACCTGGGATACCAGCGGCGGTATTGACAGTCTTGACGATATTACCAGCACCATCAGTTATTCCAATCTGCCCAAGTTCAGTGATTATACTCTGGAGAACAGTGCCACCACCAGTTACAGCGACAGTTCTTCGGCAACCTACACCGTTTCTCAGGACGGTTATGCCACCGGCTCATTGGAATCCGTAACTGTTGATGAGAACGGTATCATTATCGGTAATTATTCCAACAGCCAGTCCATTGAGCTCTACCAGCTGGCTTTGGCCGACTTCACAAATCAGGGCGGACTGACAGCCGAAGGCAGCAACCTGTTCCGGGCCACCACAGATTCCGGTGAAGCAATCATCGGTACTGCCGGCTCTGCCGGGTTCGGGTCCGTAGTTTCCAACGCCCTTGAAGCTTCCAACGTGGACCTTGCTTCCCAGATGACTGAATTGATTATCATCCAGTCCTCATATCAGGCCAACAGTAAGGTCGTTACCACCACTGATGAACTTATCCAGACCGCAATCGGACTGAAAAGGTAA
- a CDS encoding flagellin: MSLVINNNTVANATARHLNDAYSALSSSTEKMSSGLRINSAADDAAGLAVRELMRSDISTLQQGVRNANDGISMIQTADGALSVVDEKLIRMKELAEQAATGTYTTTQRALIDSEYQAMASEITRIASATDFNGIYLLNGNCSGDNAVTIHFGTGNDSAEDKYDVEIGTCTASALGIGNQSTRDAGFTVSTQEAAQASLQALDDAIVSKDKIRANLGALENRLEATISNLEIQGENLQSAESQISDVDVATEMTNYSKQQIITQSAVAMLSQANSLPQMALSLIG, encoded by the coding sequence ATGTCTTTAGTAATCAATAACAATACCGTTGCAAATGCCACCGCGCGCCATCTTAATGATGCATACAGTGCGCTGAGTTCTTCTACTGAGAAGATGTCTTCCGGATTGCGCATCAACTCCGCTGCTGATGACGCAGCCGGTCTTGCTGTTCGCGAACTTATGCGTTCCGACATCTCAACTCTGCAGCAGGGTGTGCGAAATGCAAACGACGGTATCTCCATGATTCAGACCGCAGACGGCGCTCTGAGTGTTGTGGATGAAAAGCTTATTCGTATGAAGGAGCTTGCGGAACAGGCAGCAACCGGAACCTACACTACTACCCAGCGTGCATTGATCGACAGTGAGTATCAGGCAATGGCTTCTGAAATTACCCGAATTGCGAGTGCTACCGACTTTAACGGTATCTACCTGCTTAACGGTAACTGCTCCGGCGATAATGCCGTAACCATTCATTTCGGAACAGGTAACGACAGTGCGGAAGATAAGTACGATGTTGAAATCGGTACTTGCACCGCATCAGCCCTCGGTATCGGTAACCAGAGTACCAGGGACGCAGGGTTCACCGTATCCACCCAGGAAGCTGCTCAGGCATCTCTGCAGGCACTTGATGATGCTATTGTTTCCAAGGATAAGATCCGGGCGAACCTCGGTGCTCTTGAAAACAGGCTTGAAGCTACCATTTCAAACCTTGAAATTCAGGGTGAAAACCTGCAGTCCGCTGAGTCTCAGATTTCTGATGTGGACGTTGCAACTGAAATGACCAACTATTCCAAGCAGCAGATTATTACCCAGTCTGCTGTGGCCATGCTTTCTCAGGCTAACTCCCTGCCTCAGATGGCCCTGTCTCTCATCGGTTAG
- the flgK gene encoding flagellar hook-associated protein FlgK, translating to MSLSNAMSIGQKAVTNAQISINTTSNNIANAETEGYQRADAVYDSASNINTYGTSLGTGADIIAIQANWDSFIEKQYLAASADLSSSEALSKYLSQLDSIFSQSEDEGLAAAQDEFLSAWSELASDPDSLAERTSLLSEAETLIYALNSTASELKDMSDTVESEIVDQVATANELIDSIALLNEQIAASPDNYELVASRDQAIRDLDELIGVEVVSSSDGQTKIYTETGQPLVEGSETHYLVYSGSKSTESLQPGSAYDGEISYSGTSSEEILIEFVSSGADGTAQFKVSLDGGETWEEDANGNTLLYTADGADNSVTVAGVEISFSGATADHTARDRYSIVAKTGLYWESDSGALVNITPMTDSSGNDINNRTSGGSIAGLFKVRDDYIEPTLDDLDDYTSALIWEVNSAHSQGAGTEHHSAVEGTYGVDDQNAVLSSSGLAYEDEIESGSFTINTYDADGNVTGNSSITVDPSTESLGDIVTKINTDFAGSLTASVNSDGELEIQGVGDTTFEFTDDTSGFLAATGINTFFEGSSASDISINSYVAENKEHINAGAVADDGSVSSGSNSIAESINDLLNQSVSIGEGSSAQSATLTEYLAAIVSEVGAAAAKAETQVTCDTASAELYAEQQESVSGVNVDEELVNLTKYQQQYQAACQIISVTQEMFETILGVM from the coding sequence ATGAGCTTAAGCAATGCAATGTCAATCGGGCAGAAGGCAGTAACCAATGCCCAGATATCGATCAATACCACCAGTAATAATATCGCCAATGCCGAGACCGAAGGCTATCAGCGTGCCGATGCCGTCTATGACAGTGCCAGCAATATCAATACGTACGGCACCAGCCTCGGTACCGGGGCGGACATCATTGCCATTCAGGCCAATTGGGACAGCTTTATTGAGAAGCAGTACCTTGCGGCTTCTGCCGACCTCTCTTCCAGCGAAGCCCTTTCCAAGTACCTTTCGCAGCTGGATTCCATCTTCAGCCAGAGTGAGGATGAAGGGCTGGCCGCTGCTCAGGATGAATTCCTCAGTGCATGGAGTGAACTGGCTTCGGACCCTGATTCCCTGGCTGAAAGAACCTCGCTGCTCAGTGAAGCGGAAACCCTGATTTATGCCTTGAACTCCACGGCTTCCGAGCTGAAGGATATGTCTGACACTGTGGAATCTGAGATTGTAGACCAGGTTGCAACTGCCAATGAACTTATTGATTCCATAGCACTGCTTAATGAACAGATTGCCGCTTCCCCTGATAACTACGAACTGGTTGCCAGCCGGGATCAGGCTATTCGTGATCTTGATGAACTCATCGGGGTGGAAGTTGTCAGTTCCAGTGACGGGCAGACCAAAATCTATACCGAAACCGGACAGCCTCTGGTTGAGGGCAGTGAAACCCATTATCTGGTCTACAGCGGTTCAAAATCAACTGAATCCCTGCAGCCCGGTTCCGCTTACGACGGTGAGATAAGCTACTCGGGTACTTCCAGTGAAGAGATCCTGATTGAGTTTGTTTCTTCCGGTGCGGACGGCACTGCCCAGTTCAAGGTATCCCTCGACGGCGGGGAAACATGGGAAGAGGACGCCAACGGCAACACCCTGCTTTACACCGCTGACGGTGCGGACAATTCAGTAACCGTGGCCGGGGTGGAAATCTCCTTTTCCGGTGCAACCGCCGATCATACTGCTAGGGACCGCTATAGCATCGTTGCTAAGACCGGTCTGTATTGGGAAAGTGATTCCGGGGCACTGGTCAACATCACTCCCATGACCGATTCCAGCGGTAATGACATCAACAACCGAACTTCCGGCGGAAGCATCGCCGGGCTGTTCAAGGTCCGTGACGATTACATCGAGCCGACCCTTGATGATCTGGACGACTACACTTCAGCTCTTATCTGGGAAGTGAACTCCGCTCATTCGCAGGGGGCGGGAACCGAACACCACTCCGCTGTGGAAGGTACCTACGGTGTGGATGACCAGAACGCAGTCCTTTCAAGCAGCGGACTGGCTTATGAGGATGAGATTGAATCCGGCTCCTTCACCATCAATACTTATGATGCTGACGGCAATGTGACCGGCAACTCATCAATAACCGTTGATCCTTCCACGGAGTCTCTCGGTGACATCGTAACCAAAATCAATACCGATTTTGCCGGTTCCCTGACCGCTTCAGTTAATTCTGATGGTGAATTGGAAATTCAGGGTGTGGGCGATACCACTTTTGAATTTACTGACGACACTTCCGGGTTTCTGGCTGCAACAGGTATCAATACTTTTTTTGAAGGCAGTTCGGCTTCAGATATTTCTATTAATTCTTATGTCGCTGAAAACAAAGAGCATATTAATGCCGGGGCAGTTGCAGACGATGGAAGTGTGTCATCCGGCAGCAACTCAATTGCGGAGAGCATAAACGATCTGCTGAATCAATCCGTATCAATAGGTGAGGGGAGTAGTGCCCAGAGTGCCACCTTGACCGAATATCTTGCGGCAATTGTTTCGGAGGTAGGGGCCGCCGCAGCCAAGGCGGAGACTCAGGTTACCTGCGACACAGCTTCTGCGGAGCTTTATGCCGAACAGCAGGAATCTGTCAGCGGGGTCAATGTTGATGAGGAACTGGTCAACCTGACCAAGTACCAGCAGCAGTATCAGGCTGCCTGTCAGATTATTTCGGTAACTCAGGAAATGTTTGAGACCATTCTGGGTGTTATGTAA